One genomic window of Pocillopora verrucosa isolate sample1 chromosome 8, ASM3666991v2, whole genome shotgun sequence includes the following:
- the LOC131783070 gene encoding uncharacterized protein, with protein MAKKDTKLRQSIPVYKRVAVALWWLATGDTYRSSGLQFGVADVSFRFLDISAGYPGSIHDARVLRLSNLHREIEQGNWLNRPTRQISGSEIRPLLVGDSAYPLSAYGILKGRWSCLYKAMEEKTSIVAITILACCVLHNICIDVGDPSPIDILGDDDDDMDQSLNGDVLPIASDVRDKIMDYLPA; from the exons ATGGCGAAGAAAGACACCAAACTGCGGCAATCTATCCCAGTGTACAAGCGAGTAGCGGTTGCATTATGGTGGCTAGCAACGGGCGACACATACCGATCTTCAGGACTACAATTCG GTGTTGCTGATGTGTCATTTCGATTTCTCGATATAAGTGCAGGCTATCCTGGTAGCATTCATGATGCGCGTGTTCTTCGTTTAAGCAATCTGCACAGGGAAATTGAACAAGGCAACTGGCTGAACAGGCCTACAAGACAAATTTCTGGTTCCGAAATTAGACCTTTGCTTGTTGGAGACTCAGCATATCCCTTATCT GCCTACGGAATCTTGAAAGGGCGGTGGAGTTGCCTTTACAAGGCAATGGAAGAAAAGACAAGTATAGTGGCCATCACGATCTTGGCATGCTGTGTTCTTCACAATATTTGTATCGATGTGGGAGACCCTAGCCCCATAGACATATTGGGAGATGACGACGATGACATGGATCAAAGTTTAAATGGAGACGTATTGCCAATTGCATCTGATGTTAGAGACAAAATTATGGACTATTTACCAGCTTAG
- the LOC136282953 gene encoding uncharacterized protein has product MALHRTIPANINIAGEPIKIWYPNQPKACRNCGATDHMAKDCSAVRCFNCECPGHRAQECKDSPRCSVCLADNHSMPQCPFLLFSANVDSEPTPPKTEKEKEQERAQRAKEREERQKKLQQQREQQRQQEEQQKLLEKQEQQEQQKQQDQEKQREQQRDEGRRERPRERRDERGRDDREERRDDRRDGRRERDRSDRDYYRGHNGRDRSSRRDYSGSETDDDGWERVKPRRRRYRY; this is encoded by the coding sequence ATGGCGCTACATCGAACTATCCCTGCCAACATCAACATAGCTGGTGAACCTATCAAAATATGGTACCCAAATCAGCCAAAAGCTTGCCGGAATTGTGGAGCTACTGACCACATGGCCAAAGACTGCTCCGCAGTCCgttgttttaattgtgaatGCCCTGGGCATCGAGCTCAAGAATGTAAAGACTCGCCAAGATGTTCCGTTTGTTTAGCGGACAACCATTCCATGCCTCAATGCCCCTTCCTGCTCTTCAGCGCGAACGTCGATAGTGAGCCAACGCCAcctaaaactgaaaaggaaaaggaacaagagCGAGCCCAGCGCGccaaggaaagagaagaaaggcagaaaaaactacaacaacagagAGAACAACAGcgacaacaagaagaacaacagaaattacTAGAAAAGCAGGAAcagcaagaacaacagaaacaacaagatcaagagaaacaaCGAGAACAACAACGCGACGAAGGTAGAAGAGAACGACCAAGAGAACGAAGAGACGAGCGAGGGAGGGACGATCGAGAAGAACGAAGAGATGACCGGAGAGACGGcagaagagagagagatagaagcGATCGAGATTATTATCGCGGCCACAATGGCCGCGATAGATCTTCCCGCCGTGACTACTCTGGCTCCGAAACTGATGATGATGGATGGGAGAGAGTTAAACCTAGGAGAAGGCGGTacagatattaa